The Fimbriiglobus ruber genomic sequence GGTTAAAGAATTGAAAAATGCTCTGGATCAGCCGGGTAAACAATGAGTGACCCGGCTTCGAAGCACGTCGCCTTCATGCTGCGCGGGCGGGCGAAACTCGGGAAAGAATAGCAATCACTTCGTGAGTTTGAGGTCATACGCGTTCGGCGGCGGGGTCGCCGTGACGTCGACCGTGAGCGTCGTTTTGGACGGCTCACTGAATTTCGAGTTGAAGTTTGTTTTCGGCATCTTGCCGTCCGCCGAGGGCATCATCACGGGCGTGACGGTGACCTTGTACTTCCCGACGGGGGCGCCGGCTTTGCCACCGGTGTAGATCATGTACTCACCGTCTTTGATCGCTCCCCCCGAGGGTACTCCCACCCCTTCGCCGACAAAGGTGTAAGTCACCTGCCCGGCCGGGAGCGGGGTGCCGTCGACGGTAATTTTCCCGCTTACGGGGACTGTCGTGAAATTCGGACCCTGATTGCACCCCGGCCCGCAACAGATGACGACTACTGGCACGGCGAACGCCGTGATTCGCACGAGGAAAGGCGGCAAGTTCATTGAAACTCCGTTTACGTTCGCTCGGAATGGAGAAGCTGCGAGACCGAATATCAATCAATGCCAATGGTCGTCGGTTTCGACTTCATGATTTGGCGGACGAGTCATTCAGCCTACTTAAGGTTCTCAAAAATTCTGGTCTTTTCTGGCAGCCAATAGCCCGGACCAACGTTCGGGCTATTGGCGATGGATTGACACAATCCGGGACACTCGCGGGGCGGCGGGTTACCAGTCACTCCCGAGCGTGTTACCGTCGTTCGGCGTGCATGCGTTCATCCAGGTTTGGGCAGACATACTGCCGGAGACCGTCCGGACGCTGCCGTCGCCCATTCCGACGATCATACTTCCCGTGTGCCCGCCCTGGGTGACGTACCAGTTGCAAGCGGCGATCGACGGGCCGCCCTGGAACGCGATCGTGCCTGTCGTGATTGCGGACGCCGTGGCGAAGACCGGGTTAGTGATATTCGCCCCGCCGTCGTTCATATTGGGCGAGTTCGGAATCCCCGAGTTCTGCGACCCGAAGGTCGGGCTCGTCCACGGGTCGCCGCCGTTCACGGTGGTGTTCCAGGCCCAGGCTGGAAGAGTACACCCGCCGCCGTTGGCCGAGGTGGGCGAACAATTCTTGAACCGTTCCGCGAAGCAGACGGTGTTGGACGTCCCGTCCGGCATGGCGATCTGGATCGAAAGGGGGCCGCGCGGGTCGAAGACCATGACGTTGGCCGCGTAGCAGGCCGACCCGTACCCGTCCCGCTGGATATTTTCGGCTTGCATCACACCACAGCCGGTGGGGGCCGAATTCTGAGACGCGTCGGACGGGCAGATGTACGTGTTTACGATGATGCCGGTCAAATTCATCGAGTTGCCATTGGCCTGCGTGTAGAGCGGGCCCTGCTCGATGTAGGGCAGGAGGTAGTAGAAGATGGAGCCCGCGGTCCCGTCCGGATTTTGGGTCGGGCGGTTGGTGTAAGGGTTGGTCTGGCCGTTGGCGGCGCCTTCGACCGGCGGGACTTTACCGTACGTACCCTGGAAGTTGTGGACGCCAATGCCGATCTGCTTGACGTTGTTTTGGCACCGGCTGCGGGCGGCGGCCTCGCGGACCTTCTGGACCGCGGGCAGGAGCAACCCGATCAGGATGGCAATGATCGCGATCACGACCAGCAGTTCGATCAGCGTGAACCCGGTTTTCCGAAGTGCGAATGATGCCAGCCCACTCCCCCGCGAACCCTTCTTTGCCTCGAACACGGCACACCGTCCCTTTCAGAAAGAAAAAGGAAAGACTCCTAGAATCGATCGGGCGACGAGCCCAGTGACAAATAATCCCGACCGGCTCCGGCCTCGTCGCGCCGGCCGCCGGTTCGACACCGTCGGGCGAACTCACTTCCGCGCGGGGCGGCCCGCGCCTTTCCGGAGTTCGACGCGACGGTCCGCGTCGCACCCCTCCTCGAAGACCTCCGCCGTTCCGTCCGGCCAGACCACTTCGATTTCGTCGACGCGGGCCGCCGTGCCCAATCCGAAGTGGGCGCGGGGCTCGCTGCTGCAAAGGTAACTTTCCGCGGGGTTGAGCCACGCGGTCCGCGTTTGATCGCCCGCGCGGACCCGGATTTCCGCCCCGTATGCGTCCCGCTTGAGTGCGGGATCGAACGCGCGTACGATCAGCCAGTGGCCCCGATTCGGGGCCACGTTCCGGTACAGACGGGCCGGGCCGCCGACCGACGTCACCAAAAGATCCTGGGCGCCGTCGCCGTCAAAATCGCCGCGGAGCAGCCCGCGGGATATCGCGTACTGCCCGGAAAACGGTTGATTCGCTTCGGAAACGTCGCGGAAACGCCCCCGGCCGTCGCCGCGGAACAGTTGATTTCGGTCGCCGTACCGGCTCCAGAACGGCCCGAGTGACCAGTCGTCG encodes the following:
- a CDS encoding DUF1559 domain-containing protein, translated to MFEAKKGSRGSGLASFALRKTGFTLIELLVVIAIIAILIGLLLPAVQKVREAAARSRCQNNVKQIGIGVHNFQGTYGKVPPVEGAANGQTNPYTNRPTQNPDGTAGSIFYYLLPYIEQGPLYTQANGNSMNLTGIIVNTYICPSDASQNSAPTGCGVMQAENIQRDGYGSACYAANVMVFDPRGPLSIQIAMPDGTSNTVCFAERFKNCSPTSANGGGCTLPAWAWNTTVNGGDPWTSPTFGSQNSGIPNSPNMNDGGANITNPVFATASAITTGTIAFQGGPSIAACNWYVTQGGHTGSMIVGMGDGSVRTVSGSMSAQTWMNACTPNDGNTLGSDW